The Paraburkholderia hospita region ATTCGGTCGCGGGCGGCGATACGGCCTCGGCGCTGGCTGCCGGTTGCCCCGTGATCCTGAAAGCGCACAACGCGCATCCAGGCGCTTCCGAAATGCAGGCCCGCGTGATCCAGCAGGCCGTGAAAGATGCGCAACTGCACGAAGGCGTGTTCTCGTTGCTGCGCGGCGGCGGCAATGAAATCGGCGAGGCGCTCGTCGATCATCCCCTCATTAAGGGCGTGACCTTCACCGGCTCGGAAGTGGGCGGCATGGCGCTATTTAGACGGGCGCAGCAGCGTCCCGATCCGATCCCCGTCTTCACCGAAATGACGAGCGTCAATCCGACCTTCGTGCTGCCGGCGGCACTCGCTGCGCGAGGCGCCGCAATCGGCGACGGTTTTACCGAACGCATGCTCGTCACGGTCGGCCAGGCGTGCCTGAAACCGGCGATCCTGCTCGCCATCGATGGTCCCGGCTACGGCGAACTGCGTCAGGCGATGCTCCCCCGCATCACCGACACGCCCGCGCGGACGATGCTCACGCCGGGCATCAATTCGGCGTATCGCAAGAACGTCGAGCGGCAGCGCGACGCAGGCGCTGAACGCATTGCCGCCGGCGGCGAACCACAAGGCAAGTGGGAAGGCCAGTCGGTGCTTTTCGAAGTCGACGGCGCGCGCATGCTGGAAGATCCGTCGCTGTCCGAAGAAGTCTTTGGACCCGCCGCGTTGCTGGTGCGCGTGAAAGACGTCGAGCAACTGATCGCAATCGCAAAGCAATTTGGCGGACAGCTCTCCGCCACCATGCAACTCGATCCCGCCGATCACCCGCTCGCCGCGCGGCTTCTGCCAGTTCTCGAACGCCGCACGGGGCGCATCGTCGTCAATGCGTTTTCGCATCCGCAGGAAGTG contains the following coding sequences:
- a CDS encoding aldehyde dehydrogenase (NADP(+)), producing the protein MTLTGNLFIGAQEVPASAGSMKALNPATNAEIEPPFAFGGRAEVERAARLADEAFDSYNHTSLAQRAAFLERIADGLDAIASELAQRTSLETGLPVAQLEGEAAKSAIQFRQFATVVRKGRFRQVAIDPAQPDRQPRARMDHRLQKIALGPVAIFGASNFPISYSVAGGDTASALAAGCPVILKAHNAHPGASEMQARVIQQAVKDAQLHEGVFSLLRGGGNEIGEALVDHPLIKGVTFTGSEVGGMALFRRAQQRPDPIPVFTEMTSVNPTFVLPAALAARGAAIGDGFTERMLVTVGQACLKPAILLAIDGPGYGELRQAMLPRITDTPARTMLTPGINSAYRKNVERQRDAGAERIAAGGEPQGKWEGQSVLFEVDGARMLEDPSLSEEVFGPAALLVRVKDVEQLIAIAKQFGGQLSATMQLDPADHPLAARLLPVLERRTGRIVVNAFSHPQEVSYASIHGGPFPATSDSRFTSVGMTAIERFLRPVCYQGFPDDLLPEALKHDNPLGIWRLTDGELSKA